The proteins below are encoded in one region of Aquisphaera giovannonii:
- a CDS encoding carboxypeptidase-like regulatory domain-containing protein, whose protein sequence is MTRPSTTGRGRWRDAGAATRTRPSGPTKAGKGLLAALVSAIVLATVGFLGFLIYIFVFGPENRTSLIPFLVTSYRRDQISPVPGAAAERRAMAATGLQLRHDPLDADGDLTLENFATKLNNLRGEKPAVPIVAYVSAYAMVDEAGRVQILASRSDPFSADSMLPLGQVLRALRECPSRQKLLILDIMKPTSDPLDLGGTPDGVADAVPLEVAAAAVGKEQGGTPPLVLVACSPGETGLWSEHLGRSVFGHFFAGAFADTKADLDGGGTLSASELEKYLAERVNAYARKTRGVTQRPYLIGDGDFSIGAIVPAAASAPVASRAADKDAPAEEAAGGDPAKSAEKGKPAATAVAKKDEGSAAAPSDGLAYPDWLKKGWELRRDWWADPTTGRFAGAASPRAFRRLGAILLRAEARWRSGDDPAAVAADLQAGVAPLVEAMNHDRAVDGPSAIRSVGQAVAGGWKPDAALVSRLRVLLDDLRNSDQPADADAAAARKKAAGELAAAIKARPRPSLELAGILIEATSGVRLIPDTFRLLDGLIRDSGAKADIVELRLFQDLAVRATAPPAEWPDEAAEAARLAWDSLCLAERAAHHPSAFPWTAGLLDHADRARHEARVLLLADVRGFDSWRGVQEAWSRAAEELRKADDAQTLIEEARTELDRSRTLLSDDLAFLQASGRPGLETAWHEAARASAEVAHILGPARDGKADPGDGAGRPPIETLLNELEPALRALRAGDEALLRPFTDEAIREAIARTEAARPDPRAAAEIDALLASPLPPPDARPRLIAACRALDARLAASAQASIPDAAEAAEAGSAARLEQARPLVVRRARRLQTLLSLLGEEALASNLCAGVELEPEIRSMAGGSASTASTPGEVIVKLWGSHARIAAAAWCRLNALLERSERGDDAAGWIAPPFLPVVTANPRYAARQAESQRHGRWLAARYVQEERDLHERMAPARFYEEAAAECQGHEDAAAPAIELGLASAATPTLSSSGGLSVGVRIALIGGPGATAQARVAVHTPGDGRLKVQMAQEEPVDLSSLSPAVVNLELRWDEDGGPVDREPPPGFLFEATLADGRAFHLKVPIRIESGRMLPSFAVVPKDGDAVGVPLDPFRLRTLPGRQPFQLSLRNPSPRAREVKVELMAGDAVLASTGEKPIPLPGNSTVPVKALAPASAGMTPPKENEPLIEAPAALRLRMSEPAAGGGGLVVVQPIRPEIANPADYVGVMLAQFTPEFQGQPNQLKLVFRALPGMTGPPCQVELVLPADRALFPALLSPETAGKRADLLRKGDDLTLVAEGLRLDPGVAQQRGSFQVNLDGVKRALWYQAQFNNAGGVERAVVEAAPPRVRFRTERTVKPNESTDLRVFYQVDKAPANSRLTFALGRPAAGGFAADKEAEPRPPRRSHVGLAVGDGGVLLFEAAVEDWADAYRLNIRGKRLAVARLLDPAGRELDRYEEELVLDDQPPAIREIAVPPEVEDGGAPFDARIVVTPPVSGVREVVYVAGPKALDDAEFAKAHAEKKTAQARRSGGDREWIAPVSIPKDATGRLFITARAESGVGLTGLRGDVVKIRPRPAPADDMAAKKKDQPPAPGAIEGTVIEAGLPQPNLRVLLMNEKEKDPAKAVVKNTTTDDDGKFKLTDIAPGEYYIYSMNDVSKRYYYKPVSVPPGQTATLKMELLR, encoded by the coding sequence ATGACCAGGCCTTCCACCACGGGGCGCGGCCGATGGCGGGACGCGGGAGCCGCGACCCGCACGCGGCCGTCGGGGCCCACGAAAGCAGGCAAGGGGCTGCTGGCGGCCCTGGTCTCCGCGATCGTGCTCGCGACGGTCGGATTCCTCGGATTCCTCATCTACATCTTCGTCTTCGGCCCGGAAAATCGGACGTCCCTCATCCCCTTCCTGGTCACCTCGTATCGGAGGGATCAGATCTCGCCGGTCCCGGGGGCCGCGGCCGAGCGGCGGGCGATGGCCGCGACGGGCCTCCAGCTTCGCCACGATCCCCTGGACGCCGACGGCGACCTCACCCTGGAGAACTTCGCCACCAAGCTGAACAACCTCCGCGGCGAGAAGCCCGCGGTGCCGATCGTGGCCTACGTTTCCGCGTACGCGATGGTGGACGAAGCGGGCCGGGTCCAGATCCTCGCCAGCCGGTCCGACCCGTTCTCGGCCGACTCCATGCTCCCGCTCGGCCAGGTGCTCAGGGCCCTTCGCGAGTGCCCCTCTCGCCAGAAGCTGCTGATCCTGGACATCATGAAGCCCACGAGCGACCCGCTGGACCTCGGCGGGACCCCCGACGGGGTCGCCGACGCGGTCCCCCTGGAGGTCGCCGCGGCCGCCGTGGGGAAGGAGCAGGGGGGCACCCCGCCGCTCGTGCTCGTCGCCTGCTCGCCCGGCGAGACGGGGCTCTGGTCGGAGCACCTCGGCCGGTCGGTATTCGGCCATTTCTTCGCCGGGGCGTTCGCGGACACGAAGGCGGACCTGGACGGGGGCGGCACCCTCTCCGCCTCCGAGCTCGAGAAGTACCTCGCGGAGAGGGTGAATGCCTACGCGCGCAAGACCCGAGGCGTCACCCAGCGCCCGTACCTGATCGGGGACGGCGACTTCTCGATCGGTGCGATCGTCCCGGCGGCGGCATCGGCCCCGGTCGCCTCCCGTGCGGCGGACAAGGACGCACCCGCCGAGGAGGCCGCGGGCGGCGACCCGGCGAAGTCCGCCGAGAAGGGAAAGCCCGCGGCGACGGCGGTCGCGAAGAAGGACGAAGGCTCGGCGGCCGCCCCATCGGACGGCCTCGCCTACCCCGATTGGCTGAAGAAGGGCTGGGAGCTGAGGCGGGACTGGTGGGCCGACCCGACGACCGGCAGGTTCGCCGGCGCGGCGTCCCCTCGGGCCTTCCGCAGGCTCGGGGCGATCCTCCTCCGCGCCGAGGCCCGGTGGCGATCCGGCGACGACCCGGCCGCCGTCGCGGCCGATCTCCAGGCGGGCGTGGCGCCCCTCGTCGAGGCGATGAACCACGACCGGGCCGTCGACGGCCCCTCGGCCATCCGCTCGGTCGGGCAGGCCGTGGCGGGCGGTTGGAAGCCGGACGCCGCGCTGGTCTCCAGGCTCCGCGTGCTCCTGGACGACCTCCGGAACTCGGACCAGCCCGCCGATGCGGATGCCGCGGCCGCCCGCAAGAAGGCGGCGGGCGAGCTCGCCGCCGCGATCAAGGCCAGGCCGAGGCCGTCCCTGGAGCTGGCCGGGATCCTGATCGAGGCCACGTCCGGCGTCCGCCTCATCCCCGACACGTTCCGGCTCCTCGACGGCCTGATCCGGGACAGCGGCGCGAAGGCGGACATCGTGGAGCTGAGGCTCTTCCAGGACCTCGCGGTGCGGGCCACGGCCCCTCCGGCCGAGTGGCCCGACGAGGCCGCCGAGGCCGCCAGGCTCGCCTGGGATTCGCTCTGCCTCGCCGAGCGGGCCGCCCACCATCCCTCGGCGTTCCCCTGGACCGCCGGCCTCCTCGACCACGCCGACCGCGCCCGCCACGAGGCCCGCGTGCTGCTCCTCGCCGACGTCCGGGGATTCGACTCCTGGCGGGGCGTGCAGGAGGCCTGGAGCAGGGCGGCGGAGGAGCTGAGGAAGGCGGACGACGCCCAGACGCTCATCGAGGAGGCGCGGACCGAGCTCGACCGGTCGCGGACGCTCCTGTCGGATGACCTCGCGTTCCTCCAGGCGTCGGGCCGGCCCGGGCTGGAGACGGCCTGGCACGAGGCGGCGAGGGCGTCGGCCGAGGTGGCCCACATCCTGGGGCCGGCGCGCGACGGCAAGGCCGACCCGGGCGACGGAGCCGGGCGTCCCCCGATCGAGACGCTGCTGAACGAGCTGGAGCCGGCGCTCCGCGCGCTCCGGGCCGGCGACGAGGCGCTGCTGCGGCCCTTCACCGACGAGGCGATCCGCGAGGCAATCGCCCGCACCGAGGCGGCGAGGCCCGACCCGAGGGCGGCGGCGGAGATCGACGCCCTGCTCGCCAGCCCCTTGCCGCCGCCCGACGCCAGGCCGCGGCTGATCGCCGCCTGCCGGGCGCTCGATGCCAGGCTCGCGGCGTCGGCCCAGGCCTCCATCCCGGACGCGGCGGAGGCCGCCGAGGCCGGCAGCGCCGCCCGGCTGGAGCAGGCTCGCCCGCTGGTCGTCCGCCGGGCCAGGCGGCTCCAGACGCTCCTCTCCCTGCTGGGCGAGGAGGCGCTCGCCAGCAACCTCTGCGCGGGCGTCGAGCTGGAGCCGGAGATCCGGTCGATGGCGGGCGGCTCGGCCTCGACCGCATCGACGCCGGGGGAGGTCATCGTCAAGCTCTGGGGCAGCCACGCCCGGATAGCCGCGGCGGCCTGGTGCCGGCTGAATGCCCTTCTGGAACGGTCGGAGCGGGGCGACGACGCCGCGGGCTGGATCGCCCCGCCGTTCCTGCCGGTCGTGACCGCGAACCCGCGGTACGCGGCCAGGCAGGCCGAGTCGCAGCGACACGGCCGCTGGCTCGCCGCGCGATACGTCCAGGAGGAGCGCGACCTCCACGAGCGCATGGCCCCCGCCCGATTCTACGAGGAGGCCGCGGCGGAATGCCAGGGCCACGAGGACGCGGCCGCGCCGGCGATCGAGCTCGGCCTCGCCTCCGCCGCGACCCCGACGCTGTCCTCGTCGGGCGGCTTGAGCGTCGGCGTCAGGATCGCTCTCATCGGCGGGCCGGGTGCCACCGCCCAGGCGAGGGTCGCCGTCCATACGCCCGGCGACGGCCGCCTGAAAGTCCAGATGGCCCAGGAGGAGCCGGTCGATTTGAGCTCGCTGAGCCCCGCGGTCGTCAACCTCGAGCTGCGATGGGACGAGGACGGCGGGCCGGTCGACCGGGAGCCCCCGCCCGGATTCCTGTTCGAGGCCACCCTGGCCGACGGCCGGGCGTTCCACCTCAAGGTCCCCATTCGCATCGAGTCCGGCCGGATGCTCCCCTCGTTCGCCGTCGTCCCGAAGGACGGCGACGCCGTCGGGGTGCCGCTCGACCCGTTCCGCCTGAGGACGCTCCCCGGCCGGCAGCCGTTCCAGCTCTCGCTCCGGAACCCTTCGCCTCGGGCTCGCGAGGTGAAGGTGGAGCTCATGGCCGGCGACGCCGTCCTGGCGAGCACCGGCGAGAAGCCGATCCCGCTGCCCGGGAACTCGACGGTCCCGGTCAAGGCCCTCGCACCGGCCTCGGCCGGGATGACGCCCCCCAAGGAGAACGAGCCGCTCATCGAGGCTCCCGCCGCACTCCGCCTGCGGATGAGCGAGCCCGCCGCGGGCGGCGGCGGACTCGTCGTGGTGCAACCGATCCGCCCGGAGATCGCCAACCCGGCCGACTACGTCGGCGTCATGCTGGCCCAGTTCACGCCGGAGTTCCAGGGCCAGCCGAATCAACTCAAGCTGGTCTTCCGCGCCCTGCCGGGGATGACCGGCCCGCCCTGCCAGGTCGAGCTCGTCCTCCCCGCCGACCGGGCCCTGTTCCCCGCCCTCCTCAGCCCCGAGACGGCGGGCAAGCGTGCCGACCTGCTCAGGAAAGGCGACGACCTCACGCTCGTCGCCGAGGGCCTCCGGCTCGATCCCGGCGTGGCCCAGCAGAGGGGCAGCTTCCAGGTCAACCTCGACGGGGTGAAGAGGGCGCTCTGGTATCAGGCGCAGTTCAACAACGCCGGCGGCGTCGAACGCGCGGTCGTCGAGGCCGCCCCGCCGCGCGTCCGGTTCCGCACCGAGCGGACCGTGAAGCCGAACGAGTCCACCGACCTCCGGGTCTTCTACCAGGTGGACAAGGCGCCGGCGAACTCCCGGCTAACCTTCGCGCTGGGCCGTCCCGCCGCCGGGGGCTTCGCGGCCGACAAGGAGGCCGAGCCGCGGCCTCCCCGGCGCAGCCACGTCGGCCTCGCGGTCGGCGACGGCGGCGTGCTGCTCTTCGAGGCCGCGGTCGAGGACTGGGCCGACGCGTATCGCCTGAACATCCGAGGCAAGCGTCTGGCCGTCGCGCGGCTGCTCGACCCGGCCGGCCGGGAGCTCGACCGCTACGAGGAGGAGCTCGTCCTCGACGATCAGCCGCCGGCAATCAGGGAGATCGCGGTCCCCCCGGAGGTTGAGGACGGGGGCGCACCGTTCGACGCCCGGATCGTCGTGACGCCGCCCGTCTCGGGCGTCAGGGAGGTCGTGTACGTCGCGGGGCCGAAGGCGCTCGACGACGCGGAATTCGCGAAGGCCCACGCCGAGAAGAAGACGGCGCAGGCCAGGCGCTCCGGGGGCGACCGCGAATGGATCGCCCCGGTATCAATCCCGAAGGACGCGACGGGCCGCCTCTTCATCACGGCGAGGGCGGAGAGCGGCGTCGGGCTGACGGGGCTCCGCGGCGACGTCGTCAAGATCCGCCCCCGCCCCGCCCCGGCCGACGACATGGCCGCCAAGAAGAAGGACCAGCCGCCCGCCCCGGGGGCCATCGAGGGGACGGTCATCGAGGCCGGGTTGCCGCAGCCGAACCTGCGGGTCCTCCTGATGAACGAGAAGGAGAAGGACCCGGCGAAGGCCGTGGTGAAGAACACAACGACCGACGACGACGGCAAGTTCAAGCTCACCGATATCGCGCCGGGCGAATACTACATCTACAGCATGAACGACGTCTCCAAGCGTTACTACTACAAGCCGGTCAGCGTACCGCCGGGCCAGACCGCGACGCTCAAGATGGAGCTCCTTCGCTAA
- a CDS encoding type VI secretion protein IcmF/TssM N-terminal domain-containing protein, producing MIKIIAKPWEWACWLWGLVFPMFSSQEAAEKAAPAARWSGRIVLLAIVLALLGAINRLPTVGLQNLIPQYPALARNWLPLFFLSLYVLLWLGWWLYRILSMEVQEEASDFPDIDRAWAQAMEALSRAEIRLDATPLYLVLGWSSGSEEALFKAAGIKARVKQVPTDKLEPLHVTADRDSIWVTCPGASLLGQQDPSFIGQESGGGGAVLATMMEEQPDPFKTMGVGMATGGLEGAMEDARKEIDAGRAAGRPVRNIDREKYLARLRHLCRLIRRDRLGFCPVNGVLVVLPISSADPRSRPEEIAAACRQDLQESFASFRMRCPILFLIADLERVPGFADLVGRLPASQLNNRMGQRFPLVPDVREEEVPAKVEGSVEWVINSLFGTMVYSLFRVESNRSIDEIAEVLRGNQALFQFLGKIRERRERLARLVRDCIPAVADEKLMFGGCYFAATGEGDDAERAFASGVLNRLVQEQDLVSWTEQAMAEDATFARTAGVVRKIFMAVAGVLVLGIVGLLVMRFAGRGS from the coding sequence ATGATCAAGATCATCGCCAAGCCCTGGGAATGGGCGTGCTGGCTCTGGGGACTCGTCTTCCCGATGTTCTCCTCGCAGGAGGCCGCGGAGAAGGCGGCCCCCGCCGCGCGCTGGTCCGGCCGCATCGTCCTGCTGGCGATCGTCCTGGCCCTCCTGGGGGCGATCAACCGGCTCCCGACGGTCGGGCTCCAGAACCTGATCCCTCAGTACCCCGCCCTCGCCCGGAACTGGCTGCCGCTCTTCTTCCTGAGCCTGTACGTCCTGCTCTGGCTGGGATGGTGGCTCTACCGGATCCTCAGCATGGAGGTCCAGGAGGAGGCCTCGGACTTCCCGGACATCGACCGGGCGTGGGCCCAGGCCATGGAGGCCCTCTCCCGCGCCGAGATCCGGCTCGACGCCACGCCGCTGTACCTCGTCCTGGGCTGGAGCTCCGGCTCCGAGGAGGCCCTCTTCAAGGCGGCGGGCATCAAGGCCCGGGTCAAGCAGGTGCCGACCGACAAGCTGGAGCCGCTCCACGTGACGGCGGACCGCGACAGCATCTGGGTGACCTGCCCCGGCGCCTCGCTGCTGGGCCAGCAGGATCCCTCGTTCATCGGCCAGGAGAGCGGCGGCGGGGGGGCGGTCCTCGCCACGATGATGGAAGAACAGCCGGACCCGTTCAAGACCATGGGCGTGGGGATGGCCACCGGCGGCCTCGAGGGCGCCATGGAGGACGCCCGCAAGGAGATCGACGCGGGCCGGGCCGCCGGCCGGCCGGTCCGTAACATCGACCGCGAGAAGTACCTCGCCCGGCTCCGCCACCTCTGCCGACTGATCCGGCGCGACCGGCTGGGGTTCTGCCCGGTGAACGGCGTGCTCGTCGTCCTGCCGATCTCCTCGGCCGACCCCCGCTCGCGCCCGGAGGAAATCGCCGCGGCCTGCCGCCAGGACCTGCAGGAGAGCTTCGCCAGCTTCCGGATGCGCTGCCCCATCCTGTTCCTGATCGCCGACCTGGAACGCGTGCCCGGCTTCGCCGACCTGGTGGGCCGCCTGCCCGCCTCCCAGCTCAACAACCGGATGGGACAGCGCTTCCCGCTCGTCCCGGACGTCCGCGAGGAGGAGGTGCCGGCGAAGGTGGAGGGCTCGGTCGAATGGGTGATCAACAGCCTCTTCGGCACGATGGTCTACTCCCTCTTCCGCGTCGAATCGAACCGGAGCATCGACGAGATCGCGGAGGTGCTCCGCGGCAACCAGGCCCTCTTCCAGTTCCTCGGCAAGATCCGCGAGCGTCGGGAGCGGCTGGCCAGGCTGGTGCGCGACTGCATCCCCGCGGTCGCCGACGAGAAGCTGATGTTCGGCGGCTGCTACTTCGCCGCCACCGGCGAGGGGGACGACGCGGAGCGTGCGTTCGCCTCCGGCGTCCTGAACCGCCTGGTCCAGGAGCAGGACCTCGTCTCCTGGACCGAGCAGGCCATGGCCGAGGACGCGACCTTCGCGCGGACCGCCGGCGTCGTCCGGAAGATCTTCATGGCCGTCGCGGGCGTCCTCGTCCTGGGGATCGTCGGCCTCCTCGTCATGCGGTTCGCCGGCCGGGGAAGCTAG
- a CDS encoding DotU family type IV/VI secretion system protein — MTPQLSELVFPVMTYALDLKDRLDEGEDLDLEAEQRQLMDRLRSETEVRRLADYAGDGSVFLGARYALTCWIDELFIVYSPWADAWKERILELALYGSRDRAWKFWDQAEIALRRPNAPRVATPPGPDALEAFFLCTALGFRGKYLENPAKVRELMEEMRPQVTRTSPWPAPRDLGAGTNVEPLAGRAALGRAIAVYGGLCLALLIVFLILLSALGFLGR; from the coding sequence ATGACCCCACAGCTCAGCGAACTGGTCTTCCCGGTGATGACCTACGCCCTGGACCTGAAGGACCGGCTCGACGAGGGGGAGGACCTCGACCTCGAGGCCGAGCAGCGTCAGCTCATGGATCGCCTGCGATCCGAGACCGAGGTGCGCCGGCTGGCCGACTACGCGGGCGACGGCTCGGTCTTCCTGGGGGCCCGCTACGCGCTGACCTGCTGGATCGACGAGCTGTTCATCGTGTACAGCCCGTGGGCCGACGCCTGGAAGGAGCGGATCCTGGAGCTGGCCCTCTACGGCAGCCGCGACCGGGCCTGGAAGTTCTGGGACCAGGCCGAGATCGCCCTGCGGCGCCCGAACGCCCCGCGGGTCGCGACCCCGCCCGGGCCGGACGCCCTGGAGGCGTTCTTCCTCTGCACGGCGCTGGGCTTCCGCGGGAAGTACCTGGAGAACCCGGCGAAGGTCCGGGAGCTGATGGAGGAGATGCGCCCGCAGGTCACGCGGACCTCGCCCTGGCCCGCCCCCCGCGACCTGGGCGCCGGGACGAACGTCGAGCCGCTCGCGGGCCGGGCGGCCCTGGGCCGGGCCATCGCCGTCTACGGGGGCCTCTGCCTGGCCCTGCTCATCGTCTTCCTGATCCTGCTGAGCGCCCTGGGCTTCCTGGGTCGCTGA
- the tssK gene encoding type VI secretion system baseplate subunit TssK: MPAGEIHWHEGMFLRPHHFLAEHRRALGLIQLDGKWDRQHNWGLRSISLNKEALGNHRFSVASLKARLRDGTLVEVPEEGPLSDLDLKPAFAGERKVTVLLGVPMLKSGQPNVAPDRPAEGVRYYTRTQQVDDENVGSNPQPLAIRRLNLRLLLSTEDTSGYDVIPIARVEKSERAEATPQLDAGYIPPLLACDAWHELSVEILQVVYDRIGRKVEKLANQAVSRGLSLESTAPGDVLIFSQLRELNEAYATLTNLAFLEGIHPLPAYLELCRLVGQLSVFSQTRRTPAIPRYDHDDLGGCFHRIKNYLDDLLSIVPEPDYQERPFVGNGLRMQVSLERGWLDQSVHLYFGVRSPLDADACVELMGPRGIDMKVGSSDRIETIYRLGDLGLKFSHVPAPSLPQALPRDKGLIYFEINREQQQNEWQYVERSLTLAIRFNESKIVGNIDGQETISLRLASEMPFRFALFMLGAGAARKP, from the coding sequence ATGCCCGCCGGAGAGATTCACTGGCACGAGGGGATGTTCCTCCGCCCGCACCACTTCCTGGCGGAGCATCGGCGGGCGCTCGGCCTCATCCAGCTCGACGGCAAGTGGGACCGGCAGCACAACTGGGGGCTGCGTTCGATCTCGCTGAACAAGGAGGCGCTGGGCAACCACCGGTTCTCGGTCGCGTCGCTGAAGGCGAGGCTCCGCGACGGCACGCTGGTCGAGGTGCCCGAGGAGGGGCCGCTGTCCGACCTGGACCTGAAGCCGGCCTTCGCGGGGGAGCGCAAGGTGACCGTGCTCCTGGGCGTGCCGATGCTCAAGTCCGGCCAGCCGAACGTCGCGCCGGACCGGCCGGCGGAGGGCGTCCGGTACTACACGAGGACGCAGCAGGTCGACGACGAGAACGTCGGCTCCAATCCCCAGCCGCTGGCCATCCGCCGGCTGAACCTCCGCCTGCTCCTCTCCACCGAGGACACCTCGGGCTACGACGTGATCCCGATCGCGCGGGTGGAGAAGTCCGAGCGGGCCGAGGCGACGCCGCAGCTCGACGCCGGCTACATCCCGCCGCTGCTGGCCTGCGACGCCTGGCACGAGCTGTCGGTGGAGATCCTCCAGGTGGTCTACGACCGGATCGGCCGGAAGGTCGAGAAGCTCGCGAACCAGGCGGTCTCGCGGGGCCTGAGCCTGGAGAGCACCGCGCCGGGGGACGTGCTGATCTTCTCCCAGCTCCGCGAGCTCAACGAGGCGTACGCGACGCTGACGAACCTCGCCTTCCTGGAGGGGATCCACCCGCTCCCGGCCTACCTCGAGCTCTGCCGGCTGGTCGGCCAGCTCTCGGTCTTCAGCCAGACCCGGCGCACGCCGGCGATCCCGCGGTACGACCACGACGACCTCGGCGGCTGCTTCCACCGGATCAAGAACTACCTCGACGACCTGCTCTCGATCGTGCCGGAGCCCGACTACCAGGAGCGCCCGTTCGTGGGCAACGGGCTGAGGATGCAGGTCTCGCTGGAGCGGGGCTGGCTGGACCAGTCGGTCCACCTCTACTTCGGCGTCCGCAGCCCGCTCGACGCCGACGCCTGCGTGGAGCTCATGGGCCCGCGCGGCATCGACATGAAGGTGGGGAGCTCCGACCGCATCGAGACGATCTACCGGCTGGGCGACCTCGGCCTGAAGTTCAGCCACGTCCCCGCGCCGTCGCTGCCGCAGGCCCTCCCCCGCGACAAGGGCCTCATCTACTTCGAGATCAACCGCGAGCAGCAGCAGAACGAATGGCAGTACGTGGAACGGTCCCTGACGCTGGCCATCCGGTTCAACGAGAGCAAGATTGTCGGTAACATCGACGGCCAGGAGACCATCAGCCTGAGGCTCGCCTCGGAGATGCCCTTCCGCTTCGCCCTGTTCATGCTCGGCGCGGGGGCGGCGAGGAAGCCCTGA
- a CDS encoding Gfo/Idh/MocA family protein, with protein MTGQKSERPSRREFLESAGQGVAASALAGVAIPAVHAGESHTIKIALVGCGGRGTGAAANALSTRSGPIKLVAMADIFDYRLRSSYDTLTNTGGNAAAVDRPAGTWDISQVDVPPERRFLGFDAYKQAMECLSAGDIVLLTTPCAFRSVHFAHAIDRGIHVFMEKPTTVDGPSTRRMLALADRSAARNLKVGVGLMCRHCEARKALLQRIRDGQIGDITLMKTYRLVGPAGFTGPKPPDMSELLYQVKNYLSFYWASGGLVHDYTSHNIDECCWMKGSWPVRAHGLAGRYYRGDEVDQNLDHYSVEYTFADGTNLYLNARNMTGCHGEFASYAHGTKGSAVISTAMHTPAKCRIYKGHNFAKGDLTWAFPQPEPNPYQLEWDHLVAAIREDKPYNEARRGAEASLVQIMGRMACHTGQVVTWDQALNASQEFAPGLDRLTMASEAPVHPGKDGRYPTPQPGILADREY; from the coding sequence ATGACCGGCCAGAAGTCCGAGCGTCCGTCGCGTCGCGAGTTCCTGGAGTCCGCGGGCCAGGGCGTGGCCGCCTCCGCCCTCGCCGGGGTGGCCATCCCGGCGGTGCACGCCGGCGAGAGCCACACGATCAAGATCGCCCTGGTCGGCTGCGGCGGCCGGGGCACCGGCGCGGCCGCCAACGCGTTGTCCACGAGGAGCGGCCCGATCAAGCTCGTCGCCATGGCGGACATCTTCGATTACCGCCTCCGGAGCAGCTACGACACGCTGACCAATACCGGCGGCAACGCGGCCGCCGTCGATCGCCCGGCCGGCACCTGGGACATCAGCCAGGTGGACGTCCCGCCCGAGCGCCGGTTCCTCGGCTTCGACGCCTACAAGCAGGCGATGGAATGCCTGTCGGCGGGCGACATCGTCCTCCTCACCACCCCCTGCGCGTTCCGCTCGGTCCATTTCGCCCACGCCATCGACCGGGGCATCCACGTCTTCATGGAGAAGCCGACGACGGTGGACGGCCCGAGCACCCGACGGATGCTCGCGCTCGCCGATCGATCCGCCGCCCGCAACCTGAAAGTCGGCGTCGGCCTGATGTGCCGCCACTGCGAGGCCCGCAAGGCGCTCCTGCAACGGATCCGCGACGGGCAGATCGGCGACATCACGCTGATGAAGACCTACCGCCTGGTCGGGCCGGCGGGATTCACCGGCCCGAAGCCGCCGGACATGAGCGAGCTGCTCTACCAGGTGAAGAACTACCTCAGCTTCTACTGGGCCAGCGGGGGACTCGTCCACGACTACACCAGCCATAACATCGACGAGTGCTGCTGGATGAAGGGCTCGTGGCCGGTCCGGGCGCACGGCCTGGCCGGCCGGTACTACCGGGGCGACGAGGTGGACCAGAACCTGGACCACTACTCGGTCGAGTACACGTTCGCCGACGGCACGAACCTGTACCTGAACGCGCGGAACATGACCGGCTGCCACGGCGAGTTCGCCAGCTACGCGCACGGCACGAAGGGCTCGGCGGTCATCTCCACGGCGATGCACACGCCCGCGAAGTGCCGGATCTACAAGGGGCACAACTTCGCCAAGGGCGACCTGACCTGGGCGTTCCCGCAGCCGGAGCCGAATCCCTATCAGCTCGAATGGGACCACCTGGTCGCCGCGATCCGCGAGGACAAGCCCTACAACGAGGCCCGCCGCGGCGCCGAGGCGAGCCTCGTCCAGATCATGGGCCGCATGGCCTGCCACACCGGCCAGGTCGTGACCTGGGACCAGGCCCTGAACGCGTCGCAGGAGTTCGCGCCCGGCCTGGACCGGCTGACGATGGCCTCCGAGGCGCCGGTCCACCCGGGCAAGGACGGCCGGTATCCGACGCCCCAGCCCGGGATCCTCGCCGATCGCGAGTACTGA